From one Pseudomonas sp. B21-048 genomic stretch:
- a CDS encoding lipocalin-like domain-containing protein, which produces MKIKLGVLLLAALLSGCDNTPAPEKGFAGLGHQAEAFTPVVPGRVFNFPADHGLHDGFRIEWWYVTANLKDDQGREFGAQWTLFRSALKATPEQPGWSNQTLWLGHAAVTSATAHHAAERYARGGVGQAGVSLAPFNAWIDDWRFSSQATDENPLADLQLSARDKAFSYQLRLTSTRPLVLQGDKGFSQKSEQGQASYYYSQPFFQANGTLEIDGKTYTVSGPAWLDREWSSQPLTANQTGWDWFSLHLDSGEQVMLYRMRQKDGAPYLTGTWIDAQGQTQLLHGDDIRLTPQDTANVAGRSMPVRWSIKIPAEHLDITIGALNPKAWMDLRIPYWEGPVRLSGSHGGQGYLEMTGY; this is translated from the coding sequence ATGAAGATTAAGCTCGGCGTGTTGTTACTGGCCGCGCTGCTGAGCGGATGCGACAACACGCCGGCGCCGGAAAAAGGCTTCGCCGGCCTCGGTCATCAGGCAGAGGCATTTACCCCGGTGGTACCCGGACGAGTCTTCAATTTTCCGGCGGACCACGGCCTCCACGATGGCTTTCGCATCGAATGGTGGTACGTCACCGCAAACCTCAAGGACGATCAGGGCCGTGAGTTCGGCGCGCAATGGACGCTCTTTCGCAGCGCCTTGAAAGCGACGCCCGAACAACCTGGCTGGAGCAATCAGACCCTCTGGCTGGGCCATGCGGCCGTGACTTCTGCCACGGCGCATCATGCCGCCGAACGCTACGCCCGGGGTGGCGTCGGCCAGGCCGGAGTGAGTCTGGCGCCGTTCAACGCATGGATCGACGACTGGCGTTTCAGCAGTCAGGCCACCGATGAAAACCCGCTGGCGGACTTGCAACTCAGCGCCCGCGACAAGGCTTTCAGCTACCAGCTTCGACTGACCTCCACACGTCCATTGGTGCTTCAGGGCGACAAAGGCTTCAGCCAGAAATCCGAACAAGGCCAGGCGTCGTACTACTACAGTCAGCCGTTTTTCCAGGCCAACGGCACGCTGGAAATCGACGGTAAAACCTACACGGTCAGCGGCCCGGCCTGGCTCGACCGCGAGTGGAGCAGCCAACCCCTGACCGCCAACCAGACCGGTTGGGACTGGTTCTCCCTGCACCTGGACAGTGGCGAACAAGTCATGCTCTACCGCATGCGGCAAAAAGACGGCGCGCCGTACCTCACCGGCACCTGGATCGATGCCCAAGGGCAGACGCAGCTATTGCATGGCGACGACATCCGCCTCACACCGCAAGACACCGCCAACGTGGCCGGGCGTTCGATGCCCGTGCGCTGGTCGATCAAAATCCCCGCCGAGCACCTCGATATCACCATCGGCGCCCTCAATCCCAAGGCCTGGATGGACTTGCGCATTCCCTATTGGGAAGGGCCGGTGCGGCTCAGCGGCAGTCATGGCGGGCAGGGGTATCTGGAGATGACCGGGTATTGA